A window of the Lactuca sativa cultivar Salinas chromosome 5, Lsat_Salinas_v11, whole genome shotgun sequence genome harbors these coding sequences:
- the LOC111880397 gene encoding uncharacterized protein LOC111880397, whose protein sequence is MKGSEIKAYTTRFNDLAVMRPTLVTPEYKKIERYIWGLASQIKGMVIASNPMTYDSTKRIAHQLTLIEIQGIEVVSKAESPKSRTNKRKFNRKNPKQSSEKRQEVATNYAATTTVPTQPKSSWCNQCNRHHPGDYFVCTKCKKKGHTASYCRSATPATVNQGTNIGAGHGEGRKCYECGEVGHIKKECPKLKSQGGIGRGRVFMIGSREAI, encoded by the coding sequence ATGAAGGGTTCAGAGATAAAAGCTTATACCACTAGATTTAATGATCTTGCAGTAATGCGTCCCACACTTGTAACCCCTGAATATAAGAAAATTGAGCGATATATCTGGGGTTTAGCATCGCAAATTAAAGGCATGGTGATCGCATCAAATCCTATGACTTATGACAGCACCAAGAGGATAGCTCATCAACTAACCCTCATAGAGATCCAAGGAATAGAAGTGGTCTCAAAGGCTGAGTCTCCCAAATCTAGGACAAACAAGCGCAAGTTTAATAGGAAAAATCCCAAACAATCATCTGAGAAAAGACAAGAAGTGGCAACCAATTATGCAGCCACGACAACAGTACCTACGCAGCCAAAATCTTCATGGTGTAATCAGTGCAACCGTCACCATCCAGGTGACTATTTTGTCTGCacgaagtgcaagaaaaaggggCATACTGCTAGTTACTGTAGGAGCGCAACACCTGCAACAGTGAATCAGGGAACAAATATTGGAGCAGGCCATGGTGAAGGAAGAAAGTGCTATGAGTGTGGGGAGGTTGGACACATCAAGAAAGAATGTCCAAAGTTAAAGAGTCAAGGAGGCATAGGACGTGGTAGGGTGTTTATGATCGGAAGCAGAGAGGCTATCTAG